One part of the Plasmodium berghei ANKA genome assembly, chromosome: 2 genome encodes these proteins:
- a CDS encoding StAR-related lipid transfer protein, putative — MNFKQNKYYIFLVSLLVLDKYNNNAGACKSKNSLNEESYISTNLISFKNVTNYRILEEALMDVENVKENLKYVQQAKMEENELNVEGNAQKESPIPSVKSKSELIEEKKKINETSAFITDELVTKYLNICDSVHNNTFIYNNDESFNKSEDCTLHKNLIDEKNNSNYEIIGHGKLNDVSVYGMNYALSNISAIKEWNTHISYLNYLNLTKETIEDKIKRHEKIDPSKYTLNDANMLNNNSYLYLINGLPWPFRSHDAPYEYYQKYFPDKNMILIVNRSIKNAFKDVSGYTRIRNYESFFCLYPKTNDMYTPGLDYVSSILYDVSIPPFLKNSILNQLFPKLILDLNQSSRKYTKVGLSLTDEEKASYLLSLQIKGDNKKLKSVDNKIKNSLNSADNKIKNSLNSADNTEKLNILWIIFVNPVYKIIEICTSFIQKTISIFQ, encoded by the coding sequence atgaatttcaaacaaaataaatattatatttttttagtatcCTTGCTTGTTTtggataaatataataataatgctGGGGCATgtaaatcaaaaaattcattaaaTGAGGAATCCTATATTTCAACAAATTTGATTTCTTTTAAGAATGTAACTAATTATCGAATATTAGAAGAAGCACTTATGGATGTAGAAAATGTAAAGGAAAATCTAAAGTATGTACAACAAGCTAAAATGgaagaaaatgaattaaatgtTGAAGGTAATGCGCAAAAAGAAAGTCCAATACCTAGTGTAAAATCGAAAAGTGAATTaatagaagaaaaaaaaaaaattaatgaaacTAGTGCATTTATTACCGACGAATTAGTAActaaatatttaaacatTTGTGATAGTGTACATAataatacttttatttataataatgatgaatcttttaataaaagtGAAGATTGTACTTTACATAAAAATCTAATAGATGAAAAGaataattcaaattatgaaataataGGGCAtggaaaattaaatgatgtATCGGTTTATGGTATGAATTATGCATTGAGCAATATTTCAGCAATTAAAGAATGGAATACCCATATTtcttatttaaattatttaaatttaacaaaagaaacaattgaagataaaataaaaagacatgaaaaaattgatccaagtaaatatacattaaaTGATGCAAACatgttaaataataatagttaCCTCTATTTAATAAACGGTTTACCATGGCCATTTAGAAGTCATGATGCTCCTTatgaatattatcaaaaatattttcccgataaaaatatgattttaATAGTTAATAGGTCAATCAAAAATGCCTTTAAAGATGTTTCTGGTTATACTAGAATTCGAAATTATGAAAgctttttttgtttatatccAAAAACTAATGATATGTATACTCCAGGTTTAGATTATGTCTCATCAATTCTTTATGATGTAAGTATTCCaccatttttaaaaaatagtatacTTAATCAATTATTTCCAAAACTTATTCTCGATTTAAATCAATCTTCAAGAAAATATACTAAAGTTGGATTATCTTTAACTGATGAAGAAAAGGCAAGTTACCTACTATCACTACAAATCAAAGgggataataaaaaacttaaatcagtagataataaaataaaaaattcacTAAATTCTGCagataacaaaataaaaaattcattaaaTTCTGCAGATAACACCGAAAAACTCAATATATTATGGataatatttgttaatCCAGTATATAAGATTATTGAAATATGCACAAgttttatacaaaaaacaATTAGTATATTTCAATAA